The following proteins come from a genomic window of Streptomyces liliiviolaceus:
- a CDS encoding MFS transporter translates to MHRARTVKPPSMLRLAAAALAGTAIEFYDFFIYGTAAALVLGPLFFPTFSPLAGTLAAFGTFGVGFVARPLGSVLFGHIGDRHGRRPVLVASLLLTGASTVAVGCVPTYASIGTAAPVLLLVLRFLQGLGLGGEWGGAVLLTAEHAPPDRRGLWSSFPQIGPALGFVLANGVMLALSAMLSDAQFASWGWRVPFWAAGVLAAAGLWLRSSLAESPRFLEMREHARVPLVEVVRGHWRLVLLTAGALSVGYALFYAVTTWSLAYATERLGVSRTVMLAIIMAAVVVKGALTPLVAVLSDRYGRRPLCLAGCAGAAVWMFPMIALLSTGEPLLMFLGFLVALISFVTMFAVIAAYLPELYEPRVRCTGAAVGYNLGGVLGGALTPIVATAIADQSGRVPWGVAAYLTGIALLSLGCFALLPETRFVKVAAVEPATS, encoded by the coding sequence ATGCACCGTGCACGCACAGTAAAGCCCCCTTCCATGCTGCGACTCGCGGCCGCGGCACTCGCCGGGACGGCCATCGAGTTCTACGACTTCTTCATCTACGGGACGGCGGCGGCGCTCGTCCTCGGCCCGCTGTTCTTCCCGACGTTCTCGCCGCTGGCGGGGACCCTGGCGGCCTTCGGAACCTTCGGTGTCGGGTTCGTGGCACGGCCCCTCGGCTCGGTCCTGTTCGGGCACATCGGGGACCGGCACGGCCGGCGGCCCGTGCTCGTCGCCTCCCTGCTGCTGACCGGCGCCTCGACCGTCGCGGTCGGCTGCGTACCGACGTACGCCTCCATCGGTACGGCCGCTCCCGTGCTGCTCCTCGTGCTGCGTTTTCTGCAGGGACTCGGGCTCGGCGGGGAGTGGGGCGGGGCGGTGCTGCTGACCGCCGAGCACGCGCCCCCGGACCGTCGCGGACTGTGGTCGAGCTTCCCGCAGATCGGGCCGGCACTGGGGTTCGTCCTCGCCAACGGCGTGATGCTGGCGCTGTCGGCGATGCTCTCCGACGCGCAGTTCGCGTCCTGGGGCTGGCGGGTGCCGTTCTGGGCGGCGGGCGTCCTGGCGGCGGCCGGGCTGTGGCTGCGCTCCTCGCTCGCCGAGAGCCCGAGGTTCCTCGAAATGCGGGAGCACGCGCGCGTGCCGCTCGTCGAGGTGGTCCGCGGCCACTGGCGTCTCGTCCTGCTGACCGCCGGGGCGCTCTCCGTGGGATACGCGCTGTTCTACGCGGTGACGACCTGGTCCCTCGCCTACGCGACCGAACGGCTCGGGGTGAGCCGTACCGTCATGCTGGCCATCATCATGGCGGCCGTCGTGGTGAAGGGTGCGCTCACTCCCCTGGTGGCCGTTCTGAGCGACCGGTACGGGCGGCGGCCCCTGTGCCTGGCCGGCTGCGCGGGCGCCGCCGTGTGGATGTTCCCGATGATCGCGCTGCTGTCGACGGGCGAACCGCTGCTGATGTTCCTCGGTTTCCTGGTGGCCCTGATCTCGTTCGTGACGATGTTCGCCGTGATCGCCGCGTATCTGCCGGAGTTGTACGAGCCGCGGGTGCGCTGCACGGGCGCGGCGGTGGGCTACAACCTGGGCGGGGTGCTCGGGGGCGCGCTCACCCCAATTGTGGCGACCGCGATCGCCGACCAGAGCGGGCGGGTCCCGTGGGGCGTGGCCGCCTATCTGACGGGCATCGCGCTGCTCAGCCTCGGCTGCTTCGCGCTGCTCCCGGAGACACGGTTCGTGAAGGTGGCGGCGGTGGAACCGGCGACGAGCTGA
- the aroQ gene encoding type II 3-dehydroquinate dehydratase, translating into MPRTLASAPIMILNGPNLNLLGQRQPEIYGSDTLADVEALCAKAAAAHGGTVDFRQSNHEGELVDWIHEARLNHSGIVINPGAYSHTSVAILDALNTCDGLPVLEVHISNIHQREAFRHHSYVSLRADGVIAGCGVQGYVFGVERVAALAGTGQAEA; encoded by the coding sequence GTGCCCCGCACCCTGGCCAGCGCCCCCATCATGATTCTCAACGGCCCCAACCTGAACCTCCTGGGCCAGCGGCAGCCGGAGATCTACGGTTCCGACACCCTCGCCGACGTAGAGGCGTTGTGCGCCAAGGCGGCGGCCGCGCACGGCGGGACGGTCGACTTCCGGCAGTCCAACCACGAGGGCGAACTGGTCGACTGGATCCACGAGGCACGCCTGAACCACTCCGGCATCGTGATCAACCCGGGCGCCTACTCGCACACCTCCGTGGCGATCCTGGACGCCCTCAACACCTGTGACGGCCTGCCCGTGTTGGAGGTCCACATCTCCAACATCCATCAGCGCGAGGCCTTCCGGCACCACTCGTACGTCTCCCTCCGCGCCGACGGTGTCATCGCGGGCTGCGGAGTGCAGGGGTACGTGTTCGGCGTCGAGCGGGTCGCGGCGCTGGCGGGGACGGGGCAGGCGGAGGCCTGA
- a CDS encoding amino acid ABC transporter ATP-binding protein, whose translation MEAVRKSFGGSVVLRDVDLEVAPHTVTALIGASGSGKSTLLRCANLLEEIDDGAIWLDDEEITDPRADQDAVRRRIGVVFQAYNLFPHMTVLENITLAPRRVHGTGRAEAEARARELLDRLGLGAKAGEYPDRLSGGQQQRAAIVRALAVRPRLLLLDEVTAALDPELVGEVLNVVRDLKEDGMTMVLATHEMGFARDVADQVCFLDGGVVLERGTAEEVFGEPREERTRRFLRRIVEAGRL comes from the coding sequence ATGGAGGCCGTCCGCAAGTCCTTCGGCGGCTCGGTCGTCCTGCGTGACGTCGACCTGGAGGTCGCTCCGCACACGGTGACGGCGCTGATCGGGGCCTCCGGCTCCGGCAAGTCCACGCTGCTGCGCTGTGCGAACCTCCTGGAGGAGATCGACGACGGCGCCATCTGGCTGGACGACGAGGAGATCACCGATCCGCGGGCCGACCAGGACGCCGTGCGCCGCCGTATCGGCGTGGTCTTCCAGGCGTACAACCTGTTCCCGCACATGACCGTCCTGGAGAACATCACGCTCGCCCCGCGGCGCGTGCACGGCACGGGGCGGGCCGAGGCCGAGGCGCGCGCCCGTGAGCTGCTCGACCGGCTGGGGCTGGGCGCCAAGGCCGGCGAGTACCCGGACCGGCTGAGCGGCGGCCAGCAGCAGCGGGCCGCGATCGTCCGGGCCCTGGCCGTACGCCCCCGGCTGCTGCTCCTCGACGAGGTCACGGCCGCGCTCGACCCGGAGCTGGTGGGTGAGGTCCTGAACGTCGTCCGGGACTTGAAGGAGGACGGCATGACCATGGTGCTGGCCACGCACGAGATGGGCTTCGCCCGGGATGTCGCGGACCAGGTCTGCTTCCTCGACGGCGGGGTCGTGCTGGAGCGCGGCACGGCCGAGGAGGTCTTCGGCGAGCCCCGGGAGGAGCGCACGCGGCGTTTCCTGCGCCGGATCGTGGAGGCGGGACGGCTCTGA
- a CDS encoding amino acid ABC transporter permease: MTFAKEESGGDTGGDPAEEDAHDPYVPSRRRIERERHRRSRARRATAIAALSTLVTAVVLYLVVVNAPGWPRTKETFFDAQYAREAFPKVLEGLWLNVRLLLVCGVAVLVLGMLIAVARTLRGPVFFPLRALAAAYTDFFRGLPLIINLMIVVLGVPALRLQGITVDPVLLGGTALTLTYSAYVAEVFRAGIESVHPSQRAAARSLGLSNRQALRYVVLPQAVRRQVPPLLNDLVSLQKDTGLVSIGGAVDAVRAADIIVGRSLNYTPYIVAGLVFVALTIPMTRFTDWVTARMDRRRAQGGTI, from the coding sequence GTGACGTTCGCCAAGGAGGAGTCGGGCGGGGATACCGGCGGGGACCCTGCCGAGGAGGACGCGCATGATCCGTACGTCCCCTCGCGGCGGCGGATCGAGCGGGAACGCCACAGACGCTCCCGTGCCCGGCGCGCGACGGCGATCGCCGCGCTCTCCACCCTGGTGACCGCCGTCGTCCTCTACCTCGTCGTCGTCAACGCGCCCGGCTGGCCGCGCACCAAGGAGACGTTCTTCGACGCGCAGTACGCGCGCGAGGCGTTCCCCAAGGTCCTCGAAGGCCTGTGGCTGAACGTCCGGCTGCTGTTGGTGTGCGGCGTGGCGGTCCTCGTCCTCGGCATGCTGATCGCCGTCGCCCGCACCCTGCGCGGCCCGGTGTTCTTCCCGCTGCGGGCGCTGGCCGCCGCGTACACCGACTTCTTCCGTGGCCTTCCGCTGATCATCAACCTGATGATCGTGGTCCTGGGCGTGCCCGCGCTGCGGTTGCAGGGCATCACGGTGGATCCGGTGCTGCTGGGCGGCACGGCGCTCACCCTGACGTACTCCGCGTACGTCGCCGAGGTGTTCCGCGCCGGCATCGAGTCCGTGCACCCCTCGCAGCGGGCCGCGGCACGCTCGCTCGGGCTGAGCAACCGTCAGGCACTGCGGTACGTCGTCCTCCCCCAGGCCGTACGCCGCCAGGTGCCGCCGCTCCTCAACGACCTGGTGTCCCTGCAGAAGGACACCGGGCTCGTCTCGATCGGCGGCGCGGTCGACGCCGTGCGTGCCGCGGACATCATCGTGGGACGCAGTCTCAACTACACGCCGTACATCGTCGCGGGGCTGGTCTTCGTCGCGCTGACCATTCCGATGACCCGTTTCACGGACTGGGTCACGGCACGGATGGACCGCCGGCGGGCACAAGGAGGAACCATATGA
- a CDS encoding ABC transporter substrate-binding protein: protein MHPARSTLRGALTTTAVALLAVAVGCAPQSEDKASDTSSPASCAEGDLATEVSGKLTIATDEPAYEPWFKDGKPAGGEGFESAVAYAVAKQLGYDKGDVVWQSVPFNKAFAPGEKTFDFDINQVSISDERKKAVDFSSGYYDVRQAVVALKGSKAAGAKSVADLKNVKLGAQVGTTSLDYIDDVVKPTEDPAAYAKNDQAKSALKNGQVDAIVVDLPTAFYITAAEVTDARIVGQFENQGGTPEQFGLVLDKGSALTSCVTDAVDALREDGSLAAIEKQWLSDAVDAPVLK from the coding sequence ATGCATCCTGCTCGAAGCACCCTGCGCGGGGCTCTCACCACCACCGCCGTCGCTCTGCTCGCCGTCGCCGTCGGCTGCGCGCCGCAGTCCGAGGACAAGGCCTCCGACACGTCCTCCCCCGCGTCGTGCGCCGAGGGCGACCTGGCCACCGAGGTCTCCGGGAAGCTGACGATCGCGACGGACGAGCCCGCGTACGAGCCGTGGTTCAAGGACGGCAAGCCGGCCGGCGGTGAAGGTTTCGAGTCGGCCGTCGCGTACGCCGTCGCGAAGCAACTCGGCTACGACAAGGGCGACGTCGTCTGGCAGAGCGTGCCCTTCAACAAGGCCTTCGCGCCCGGTGAGAAGACCTTCGACTTCGACATCAACCAGGTGTCGATCAGCGACGAGCGCAAGAAGGCCGTCGATTTCTCGTCCGGCTACTACGACGTACGCCAGGCGGTCGTCGCGCTGAAGGGCTCCAAGGCCGCCGGGGCGAAGAGCGTCGCCGACCTGAAGAACGTCAAGCTGGGCGCCCAGGTCGGCACGACCAGTCTCGACTACATCGACGACGTGGTGAAGCCGACGGAGGATCCGGCCGCGTACGCGAAGAACGACCAGGCCAAGTCCGCGCTGAAGAACGGGCAGGTGGACGCCATCGTGGTCGACCTGCCGACCGCGTTCTACATCACCGCGGCCGAGGTCACGGACGCGAGGATCGTCGGGCAGTTCGAGAACCAGGGCGGCACGCCGGAGCAGTTCGGGCTCGTGCTGGACAAGGGCAGTGCGCTCACGTCGTGTGTGACCGACGCCGTGGACGCCCTGCGCGAGGACGGTTCCCTCGCCGCCATCGAGAAGCAGTGGCTGTCCGACGCCGTGGACGCGCCGGTGCTCAAGTGA
- a CDS encoding MBL fold metallo-hydrolase, translating into MTYSGAVRVGGPADVHELRDLMISKVAVGPMDNNAYVLRCRATDEQLLIDAANDAGTLLTLIGADGIASVVTTHQHGDHWQALAEVVEATGARTYAGRDDVDGIPVPTDVPVGDGDTIRVGRVELTARHLVGHTPGSIALVYDDPHGHPHVFTGDCLFPGGVGNTRKDPKAFASLIHDVETKIFGTLPDETWVYPGHGNDTSLGAERPHLPEWRARGW; encoded by the coding sequence ATGACGTACAGCGGAGCGGTGAGGGTCGGCGGCCCTGCAGATGTGCACGAGCTGCGGGACCTGATGATCTCCAAAGTCGCGGTCGGCCCGATGGACAACAACGCCTACGTACTGCGCTGTCGGGCCACGGACGAGCAGCTGCTGATCGACGCGGCGAACGACGCCGGCACTCTGCTCACCCTGATCGGCGCCGACGGAATCGCCTCCGTCGTGACCACGCATCAGCACGGCGACCACTGGCAGGCCCTCGCCGAGGTCGTGGAGGCCACGGGCGCGCGTACGTACGCGGGACGGGACGACGTCGACGGCATCCCCGTCCCGACGGATGTACCGGTCGGGGACGGCGACACGATCCGGGTCGGTCGCGTGGAACTGACCGCCCGTCATCTGGTGGGCCACACACCCGGCTCGATCGCCCTGGTCTACGACGACCCGCACGGCCACCCTCATGTGTTCACGGGGGACTGTCTCTTCCCGGGTGGTGTGGGCAACACACGTAAGGATCCGAAGGCCTTCGCCAGTCTGATCCACGATGTCGAGACGAAGATCTTCGGCACGCTGCCGGACGAGACCTGGGTGTACCCGGGCCACGGCAACGACACGTCCTTGGGCGCGGAGCGCCCCCACCTGCCGGAGTGGCGCGCACGGGGCTGGTAG
- a CDS encoding maleylpyruvate isomerase family mycothiol-dependent enzyme, producing MNDHVRDLASVRDATERLLTAVAALDNADVTEPSRLPGWSRGHVLAHLARNADALVNVLEGRPMYSSGQARDAEIERDAPRPLKAQLVDLRDSAARFQESGAAPADWSRTVELRNGVTDSAARVPFRRWIEVELHHVDLGIGYELEDLPEEFTVREIAFLADRFAEHPEVPSTRVMDGTRAWTTGRDPEDAGDAPEVTVTGPPPVLLGWLAGRREGSAPSAEGGPLPALPPL from the coding sequence ATGAACGATCATGTGCGCGACCTGGCGTCTGTACGTGACGCGACCGAACGGCTGCTCACCGCAGTCGCCGCCCTGGACAACGCCGATGTGACCGAACCGTCACGGCTGCCCGGCTGGAGCCGCGGACACGTCCTGGCCCATCTCGCCCGCAACGCGGACGCCCTGGTGAACGTCCTTGAGGGCCGGCCGATGTATTCCTCCGGACAGGCCCGGGACGCCGAGATCGAGCGGGACGCCCCCCGCCCACTGAAGGCGCAGCTCGTCGACCTCCGCGACAGCGCGGCCCGCTTCCAGGAGAGCGGGGCCGCGCCCGCCGACTGGTCCCGGACCGTGGAACTGCGCAACGGGGTCACCGACTCGGCGGCCCGCGTGCCGTTCCGGCGCTGGATCGAGGTCGAACTGCACCACGTCGACCTGGGCATCGGCTACGAGCTGGAGGACCTGCCGGAGGAGTTCACGGTGCGCGAGATCGCCTTCCTCGCGGACCGCTTCGCCGAGCATCCCGAGGTCCCCTCCACACGCGTCATGGACGGCACGCGCGCGTGGACCACGGGACGCGACCCCGAAGACGCCGGGGATGCCCCCGAGGTCACCGTGACCGGCCCCCCACCCGTCCTGCTCGGCTGGCTCGCGGGACGCCGCGAGGGGTCGGCTCCGAGTGCGGAGGGCGGACCGCTTCCCGCCCTGCCCCCGCTATAG